Below is a window of Paramagnetospirillum magneticum AMB-1 DNA.
GGCGGGACGCTCGATGACCACGCGCGACACGCCGGCCTGGGCCAGCTTCTCGCGCAGGTACTTGCGGAGCTTCAGGTCCTGGTGCAGCAGCTTGGCGTAGGTCTCGTCCGCGAACCACCGGGAATCCCAGGTGCGGTTGATGCCGACGCGCAGGCCGATCGGATTGACTTTCTGACCCATCTGCTTACTCCCCCGCCGCTTCGGCGCGTTCGCGCACGATGACGGTCAGATTGCTGAACGGCTTTTCGATGCGGCCGACGCGGCCACGGGCGCGCGCCTTCCAACGCTTCATCACCATGGCCTTGCCCACGAAGGCTTCGGCCACGTAGAGGCGATCCACGTCCAGCTGGTGGTTGTTCTCGGCATTGGCGATGGCGGACTGCAGCACCTTCCTCACCTCGACGGCGATACGCCGCTTGGAGAAGGTCAGAGCATTCAGAGCCACGTCGGCCTTGAGACCACGGATGCTTTCGGCAACCAGGTTGAGCTTGCGCGGGCTGGTGCGGATGGAAGCCAGGAACGCCTTGGCCTCAGTGTCCGCCAGGACCCTATCTGCGGGTTTCTTGCCCATGGCTTACTTCCTCTTCGCCTTCTTGTCGACCGCGTGGCCGTAGAACGTGCGGGTCGGCGAGAATTCACCGAACTTGTGGCCGATCATGTTCTCGGTCACCAGCACGGGGATGAACTTCTGGCCATTGTAGACGCCAAAGGTCAGCCCGACGAACTGCGGCAGGATGGTCGAACGACGCGACCAGATCTTGATGACCTCGTTGCGGCCGCTGGCGCGGGCCTTGTCGGCCTTTCCCAGCATGTAGCCGTCGAGGAAGGGGCCTTTCCAAACGGAACGAGCCATTT
It encodes the following:
- the rpsS gene encoding 30S ribosomal protein S19 — encoded protein: MARSVWKGPFLDGYMLGKADKARASGRNEVIKIWSRRSTILPQFVGLTFGVYNGQKFIPVLVTENMIGHKFGEFSPTRTFYGHAVDKKAKRK
- the rplV gene encoding 50S ribosomal protein L22 encodes the protein MGKKPADRVLADTEAKAFLASIRTSPRKLNLVAESIRGLKADVALNALTFSKRRIAVEVRKVLQSAIANAENNHQLDVDRLYVAEAFVGKAMVMKRWKARARGRVGRIEKPFSNLTVIVRERAEAAGE